GCCGAATGGGCCTTCAGCCCCATGGTCACCATTAGCTCCATTGCGGGCGAAACCCGCAACCCGTACAACCTGGAGCACGTGCCTGCCGGCTCGAGCGGCGGCACCGCGGCGGCCGTGGCCGCCAGCCTGGGCGCCGTGGGGCTGGGTACCGACACGGGCAACTCCATCCGAGGGCCGTCGTCGCACAATGCCCTGGTGGGCTTCCGGCCCACGCTGGGGCTGCTGAGCCGGGCCGGCATTGCGCCGCTCTACCTGCGCAACGACACTGGTGGCCCCATGTGCCGCACCGTGGCCGACGCCACCCGCCTGCTCGAAATATTGGCCGGCCCCGACCCCGCCGACCCGCTTACTTCCTACAGCGCTGGCAAGGTCCCGCCGGGCGGCTACCGGCAGTTTCTGGATAAAAACGGCCTGCAAGGGGCCCGCATTGGCGTATTGCGCACCCTGAGCGAGCGCAGCCCCGACCCACAGGTGAAGGCCGTTTTTGAGCAGGCCGTGGCCGACCTCCGCAAAGCCGGCGCCGTAGTGGTGGACGTTGAAATACCGGATTTCGACAAAGTGAGCAAGAACCAGTGGTGCTCGGTTTTCAAGCACGACATCAACCAGTACCTGGCCGAGCTGGGCCCCGGTGCCCCGGTCAAGAACATCGATGAAGTGCTGGCCTCGGGCAAGTACTCGGATTATATCAAAGAAAACCTGAAGGACGAGCTGGCCCACGGCGTGGTGCCCAGCCCAAGTGCCGCCGGCTGCGGCGAGGCCTACAACGACCCGCGCCGAATTGCCTTCCGCAATGCCGTGACCGCCGTAATGGACCAAAACAAGGTCGGTGCCCTGGTGTACCCAACCTGGAACAACCCGCCCGCTAAAGTGGGTGATTTCAAAGGCTACCGCGGCGACAACAGCCAGCTTATTGCCCCGCACACCGGCCAGCCCGCCTTCACCGTGCCCATGGGCTTTACCTACGACAGCCTGCCCGCCGGGCTGCAGTTCCTGGGCCGCTCCTTCGATGAGGCCACGCTGATAAAGTATGTCTATGCCTACGAGCAGGCGACGCATCACCGCAAGGCACCTGCTAGGTTCCCGGCGCTGCCGAAGGCGGCCACGGCTGCGCAGTAACGTTTAGCTCAAGTGGCTCAACTGTCTCACGTACGCATCGCCTGTCATGCAGAGCGCAGCGAAGCATCTTATCAGGTTCGAACGACTCGTTGAGGCGTGAGAAGATGCTTCGCTGCGCTCTGCATGACAGACGATTAAAATGACTCCAGGATATTGAGCTAGTTGGAAACGTTCTTGCCTTTCTCCATTAGCACCAAAAGCTCCTGGAGGTAGCTGCCCCAGATGGCGGGGTTGGAGTGGGTGCCGTGGCCGGTGGTGAGGTCGGTGATGGGCAGCAGGATGTAGCGGCCTTTCGGCACCTTCTTGATTTCGACTTCCAGGATGCCTAGCTCGGGCGGATTCACTTGGTCGTCGGCGGAATTGATGGCGAATAGCGGCGCCTTGATAGCGGCCAGGTGCGGGGCGGGGTTGTAGTCGCGGGAAGCATCAAACTGATAAATCATGTCGTTGGCATCCAATGAGCTGAAAAAGCGCGCCTCGGTTTTGGCCAGGGCGGCTTCGGCCAGCTCGCGGGTGGGTGCCGCCTTCTGCATTTGCTTGGGGCTGCTGGTCATGAAAATCAGCGACGAAATGGCCCCGGTGAGGCCGGTTTTGGGCTGGGCGGTGTAGGCGCCGCCTTTCCATTCGGGGTCCATCTCAATCAGGTCGATGGCCATTTTGCGGAGCATGCGGTTGCGGCCGGCTATTTCTGCCGGCAGGCTGGCCAGCGGCATCAGCGCATCCATGAAATCGGGGTATTTGTAGCCCCATACCCAGGTTTCCATGCCGCCCATGGACGTGCCCATTATCAGTCGGGCGTGCCCCACGCCCAGCTTTTCGGTGAGCAACCGGTAGTCGGCCAGTACCATGTCGTCGTAGGTGTACTTCGGGAACTGCATGCGCAGCCCGTTACTGGGTTTGCTGGACTTGCCGTGGCCAATGGCATCGGGCAGGATGATGTAGTATTTGGCCGCATCCAGCAGCTGCCCCGGCCCAAACAGGCGGCCGGCAAACTGCTCGCTCAGAAAGTTATTGCCCGCGCCGGTGGTGCCGTGCATTATCACCACGGCGTTCACCACTTTGCCGCTGCGGTCTTTGCGCGGCTGGCCCACCGTGGTGTAGTGTACGTTCAGTGCGGGTAACGTTTCGCCGCTCACAAACCGAAACTGAGGCAGCACAAAATCGCCCTCTACTGGAGCCGGGTAGCGGGTTTCGGCGTAGCCGGGCACCTGCAGTAGCACTAGGCAGAAAGTGAGAAGAAAACCGAGTCGGGAAAAGACCATGGCAGTACTGCTATAAGCGAAATGGCGATAGCGCAAAATTGAGCTAAATGCACTCAAATGACGCGCAGAAAACCCGAATTCTAAATGCGATACTTTTCTCCTGTGGCACCTCACCCCCCGCCCCTCTCCAAAAGAGAGGGGAGCCACGGCACAAGAGTTAGCTCAATTCCTAACAAAAAGCCCCGGCTCAATATTGGGCCGGGACTTTTTGTTGAATGGTTAACGACAGGCTCCCCTCTCTTTTGGAGAGGGGTGGGGGGTGAGGTTCTGCCGGGGATGAAGCCCCGCTACAATTTTATCTCCTTAGGCTCCCGCTCGCTTGTAATTACATCCACCAGCCCGTCTTCGCTCACCACCACGGCCAGGCAGGGGTAATCGGAGCTTTCCACGTAACGCAGGGCCGAGTTGTAGCGGGCCCCGCGGGTGCTGTCGCCGCGGCCCGAGGCGCGGCCGTCGAGGATGACGCCGATGGAGTAGCAGTAGCCTTCGGGGTCGAGCAGCACGGCGCCGTCGATGCTGGTGACCAAACGGGTGATGAGCGGCGTGAGCGGCACCGGCTCAATGAGCGTGCATTGCAGCTTGAGCCGGTCGGCTTCGGCCAGCGCCTCGGTGGTGATGACCAACAAGGTGCCGTGCTTCTGGCGGCTGGCTTCGAGCACCACGTCCCAGAGGCGCTCCACTTTGGGGGCGTCGGTAAGGCCGAAGGTGTGCTTGAGGGCGCGCCGGAAGCTGGTGCGGCTGAGGCGGGTGCGGGGCAGGCCGGGCAGGCCGTAGTGCGAGCGCAGCAGCACGTGGCCGGCGTGTTGCAGCTCCCAGGAATAATGCGTGACGAAATTGACGACGAACAAATCCTCACGTACGGCGTCGTACTGCCCAATCTGGCGGCCCAGGGCGTACACGTTGTCGCCGTCGGCGAGCAGGTGCACGTCGGGCGTGGTCATCTCCAGCAGCTTGCGCACGGCGCGGTAATCCGTTAGCTCGGTGGGGCAGGTGAGGGCGAAGATTTCCTCCACGTTGGGGTGGCCGCGGCGGGCCAGCAGCATCTTGCCCACGCCCTCGGCGCCCTCGTAGCGCAGGCTGCTGATGGTGTTGCAGGTAGCAAACAGCTTGGTGGTGGCCGGGTCGAGGCCCAGGGCCTGGGCGGGCGTGTCGAGCAGGGTTTTGCCGGCGCCGCGCAGCAGCTCCTCGCTTTCGCGGGGGCGAATGAAAATGCTGGCGCCCGGCTCGGCCTCGCTCAGCGCCTTCACGCCTTCCTCGTTGAAGCGGTACATGGCCGCTACCAGCAGCGAGGGGGCCAGCGGCCGGCCGTCGGTATAGAAGCGGTGGGGCCGCAGCGACGGATAGGCCCGCAGCGGCTTGCGCTGCAGGCGCAGCACCGTGACCACAAAGTGGCCGCGGATTTCAACCGGCCAGCCGGCAAAGTGCTGGTGGGTGGCGTGCTCGTCGAGGGCGTCGAGGGTTTCCTGTACTGCGTCGCGCACGCCCAGGCCCTCGTGCTTGCGCCGAATCATGGCCGGGGTTGCGTCGTCGCGCTCGGGGTAGGGGCGGGGCGTGGTGCGCTGGAAAACCCGGCCGCGAGCCACGGCATCGGCAAAGGGCGCGGCGGGCAGGCCGCAGTCTTCCGGCTCGAGGCAGCGGGCGGGCAGGGTGGGGTCGGTGGGCAGGGCCAGCAGCACCACCTGCGGCTTCAGGTCGTCGTCGAGGGCATCGAACAGGTCCTGCGCCAGGGCCTGCGCGGCTTTGTGGTAGCGCGTTTGGTGGGGCCAGAGCAGGGTGGGCGCGGGAGCGGGAGCGAGAGCGAGGGAAGACATAGGCGTCGGCGCAAAGCAGGCCTTTGCGTCAATGAACAAGAATACGGTGGGATTGTGCCCAGTGCCCGGTAAAAAGCAAGGCGCCGCCCCGCGCCCCGGCTACAATTGGAATAGAACCGGCAACACCATCTTTTGCTTTATCGGCTTGCCCTGATAAATGGCCGGCTCCCACTTCGGTGCGGCCTTGATGAGGCGCAATGCTTCGTCGTCGAGGCCGGAGCCCATTCGCTTTACCACGCGGGCATCGGTCAGGCTGCCATCGGTCTGCACCACAAACTCGACCATGACCTTGCCCTGAATTTTGCGCTGGCGGGCCAGCAGCGGGTATTTCTGGTTTTTCTCAATCCAGTCGAAAAAGGCCTGGTTGCCGCCCACGGGCTGCGTGGGCCGGTCGGGCGCCACCACGGCGGGGCGGTCGGGGTGGGCGGAGGCGGCAATGTCGGCGGCCGAGGTAGTGATGGGGCGCTCCTTGGCCGTGGTGCGCACCACTTCGCTGCCCGGCGACATCACAAACGAAACCGGCACCACCACGCGCTGCCGCACCACCTGGCTGCGCAGGTGCTTGGCGGGCGTCCATTTGGGGCCGCTTTTAATGAGGCGAATGGCTTCGGCGTCGAGCTCCGGCGACACCGGCGTTTCCACTTTTACGTCGTTTACGGTGCCGGTTTTCTCTACGATAAAGCTGACCTTCACCGTGCCCTGAATGCCTTTGAGCATGGCGTTGGTGGGGTATTTTTGGTGGGAGGCCAGAAACTGGGCGTAGCGCTCGGTGCCCCCGATGGGCACGGCGGGTTGGGCCACCGAGTCGTACACTTCCGAGGCCGACGGCTTGGGCGGCATCTTGCGCTTCTGGGCCTGGGCACTCATGCCAAAGCAGCAGAGGCAGCTAAACAGTAGGAGCAGCGGGGATTTCATGCGGGATAAGGAGCGGAGAGGAATTGGACAGGACAAGGACTGGATTTGCAAATAACGCTAACCAGAACGGAGCGCCCTAAAAACCTTGCCAGGACGCGCGGCCGGTATCGGGTGGGCTAACGTAATTTGAGGGCCTTTACTTTTACCGTCAGCCCCGTTTTTCTTATGAGTGAGCAGCAACCGTCCCGCGCCCCCGAGCCCGTCGGGGCGTATCCGTACACCCGCCGCGTGGGCAATTTGCTGTTTCTCTCGGGCGTGGGGCCGCGCCAGCGGGGCGAGCCCAACGTGCCCGGGGTGGAAGTGGATGAGGACGGCAACATTCTCAAGTACGACTTTGAGCGCCAGTGCCACGCCGTGTTTCAGAACGTGCGCTACATCCTGGAAGAAGCCGGCGCCGAGTGGGACGACCTGGTGGACGTGACCGTGTTCCTGACCAACATGCAGGACGACTTTCCGGTGTACAACCGCCTCTACGCCGAGTACTTCGCCACGGCCCAGCCCTGCCGCACCACGCTCGAAATCAACTGCCTGCCCACGCCCATTGCCATTGAGTTGAAATGCATCGCCGCGCTTAAGGACAAACAATAAGCAAGCAATACTGAACAGTTGGTAGGGAATGAAGGTAGAACGTCATGCTGAGCTTGTCGAAGCATCTCTGCCGCGCCAGTAATTCATTTTACAAGCGCAGTAGAGATGCTTCGACAAGCTCAGCATGACGTTTCTTATTCTTATTAGTCCCCATGTACGTTCGTAAAAATATTCGCTTCGGGGTGGTCTGGAGCCTGTCGTGGCGCAGCCTGCTTCTGTTCACTTTGTACGACTCGGCCATTTGCCTGCTGTACGAGTACGGGGGCGTGCGCTGGATTGACATTCCGTGGTCGCCGGTGGCCACGCTGGGCACGGCCGTGGCCTTCTACATCGGCTTCAAGAGCAACGGCAGCTATGACCGGTTCTGGGAGGGGCGGCAGCTGTGGGGCACCATCGTGAACGTGAGCCGCACCTGGTCCATTCGGGTATTTCATTTTGTGGAGCCCATGGCCGGCGACCGCCTGCCCGATTCCGAAGACGTACGCGACCTGCACCAGCGCCTGCTCTACCGCCAGATAGCCTGGGTAAACGCCCTGCGCCTGCACCTGCGCCGCGAAACCGTCGAACTCTGGGACGCCGAAGTGGCGCCCTTTCTCGACCCCGCCGAAGACGCCGACGTGCGCCGCATGAGCAACCCGCCCACCCACCTGCTGCGCCAGCAAAGCGACGAGCTGCGCCAGCTGCACCAGCGCGGGCTGCTCACCGAGTTCCGCCACGTGGCGATGATGGACACCATCCAGGACATGTTCAACGCCCAGGGCGGCTGCGAGCGCATCAAAAACACGCCGTTTCCGCGGCAGTACGCGTTTTTTAGCTTCGTCTTTGTGTGGGTGTTTGCCGCCGTGCTGCCGCTGGGCCTGGTGGCCGAGTTTGCCAAAATGGGCCCCGGCCACATCTGGCTCATGGTGCCCTTTGCCGTGCTGGTGTCGGGCGTGTTCAACACCATTGAGCTGGTGGGCCACACCAGCGAAAACCCCTTCGAAAACCAAATGAACGACGTGCCGATGACGGCCATTTGCCGCAGCATCGAAATCGACCTGCGCGAGCTGCTGGGCGAAACTGAATTGCCGCCCAAAACCGAGCCCGTGAAAGATGTGCTGTTCTAGTTAGCTCAACACGGAGCCGAAAGAACCTCAAACTCCCCTCCTTACCAAGGAGGGGACGCTGGCGCGACGCGCCAGCTGGGGTGGTTGGATCGTCGCACGATACCCGAACGACTCGCGCTATAATCGTTCGCCCACGTGCAACGAGTCAACCACCCCCGTTCTCGCCTTCGGCTCGAACATTCCCTCCTTGAAAATGAGGGGAGTTTTTTGTTCTGCTTGGCGGGAAGTGCTGGCAAAAAGTAAGCTCAACCAAACGCGGAGCAGGGAGCGGGCGTAAGCAGGAAATCCACATCCTGTTTCCCTTCCTATGCCCACAAAAATCCCCAATCCCGCGCGTACTTCTGGTGCTACTATTTCGTCGTGGTTTGGTACGGCACCTGCCCTGCCACCCTTTGAGCCACTGGCTGAGGATACGACCACGGATGTGGTAATAGTGGGGGGCGGAATCGCGGGCCTGACCACCGCGTATCTGCTCAGCAAGGAAGGGCACAAAGTGCTGCTGCTGGAAGACGGGGAGCTGGCCAGCGGGGAGTCGGGCCGCACTACCGCGCACCTCTCGTATGCCCTCGACGACCGGTACGCCACGCTCGAAAACCTCTTTGGCCGAGAAGGCGCCCAGCTGGCGGCCGAAAGCCACGCGTCGGCCATCGACAAGATTGAGCAGATTGTGCAGGCCGAACAAATCGACTGCGACTTTACCCGGCTCGACGGCTTCCTGTTCCTGCACGCCGACGGCACGCACCAGGAGCTGATGGAAGAGCGCGACGCCGCCCACCGCGCCGGGCTGCCGGCCGTAGAATGGCTGCCCAACGCCGGCACCACGGGCTTCGAGCCCGGGGAGTGCCTGCGCTGGCCGGGCCAGGGGCAGTTCCACATTCTCAAATACCTGGCGGGCCTCACCCAGGCCATTGTGCTGCAGGGCGGCCGCATCTGCACCCGCACCCACGTGAGCGAGGTGCACGGCGGCCCGCACGCCCACATCGTAACCGAAGACGGCACCGTGGCCCGGGCCAAACGGGCCATTGTGGTGGCCACCAACACACCCTTCAACGACCGCGTGGTGATGCACACCAAGCAGCACCCGTACCGTACCTACGTGGTGGGCGCCCGCGTGCCCAAGGGCTCGGTGACCAAGGCGCTGTACTGGGACATGGCCGACCCCTACCACTACGTGCGCCTGCAGGAAGTGTCCGCTGGGCCCCGCGGTGGCCAAACCGATTACGATCTGCTGATTGTGGGCGGCGAAGACCACAAAACCGGCCAGGCCGACGACCCGAGCGCCCACCTGCGCTGCCTGGAGGAATGGACGCGCGACCGGTTCCCGATGGTGAGGGACTTCGAATACCGCTGGTCGGGCCAGGTGATGGAGCCCACCGACGGCCTGGGCTACGCCGGCCGCAACCCGCTCGACGCCGACAATGTCTTCATCATCACCGGCGATTCGGGGCATGGCATGACGCACGGCACGCTCGGGCCCATGGTGGTGGCCGACCTGCTCGCCGGCCGCGACAACGCCTGGGCCAAGCTCTACGACCCCGGCCGCATCACCCTCAAGCGGGAAAGCGCCCAGGAATACCTCAAGGAAAACCTGAACGTGGCCATTGAGTACACCGACTTGCTCACGGGCGGCGACGTGAGCACCGTGGAGGAAATCCCCAACGGCTCGGGCGCGGTGATGCGGCGCGGCATCACCAAAGTGGCCGTGTACAAAGACGAAAAAGGTGCCGTGCACGAATGCTCGGCCATCTGCCCGCACCTACACTGCGTGGTGCATTGGAATGGCTTGGAAAAAAGCTGGGACTGCCCCTGCCACGGCTCGCGCTTCACGGCCCTGGGCGAGCTGCTGAGCGGCCCGGCCAATACCGGCCTGGCGCCCGCCTAAGCCCGCGCCATACCCAAAGGAAGAACCGGCCCGGCGCTGCCCGTGCTGCTGGCTTCGAGTGGGCTGAAAACGCCCCAAACCTTGTTTCCACATCATCATGCCAACCCGCAAAAAAACGAATCCCAACAGCGACTGTCCCAGGCCCCGGGGCACCCTCATCGCCATTGGCGGCCACGAGGAAAAAGACCCCAAGCCCGGCCAGGACGCCGAAGCCGAATACGCCCCGGATGTGATTCTACGCCGCTTTGTGCAAGAGTTGCACGGCAAGGGCCCCGTGGTGGTGGTGCCCGTGGCCTCGGAAGAGCCCGAGACTGCGGCCCAGGACTACGTCGAGGTTTTTGAGTCGTTGGGGGTGAAGCAGGTGGAGGTGTTTAATGCGAAGGAGCGCGCCGACGCCGAGAGCGAGGACGCGCTGAAGCTGCTCGATGAGGCCTCGGGCGTCATGTTCACGGGCGGCGACCAGCTCCGGCTCACGGCCCTGCTGGGCGGCACCTCTTGGCTGCGGCGCCTTAAGGAGCGGTACGCCTACGACGACATCGTGATAGCCGGCACCAGTGCCGGGGCCGCCGCCATGAGCACGCCCATGATTTACCAGGGCCGCGACAACCAGGGCATGCTCAAGGACGAAATCCACATCACCACGGGCCTGCAGCTGATGCACGACGTAGCCATCGACACGCACTTCGTGGCCCGCGGGCGCATCATCCGCATGGCCCAGATTATTGCCACCAACCCCGGCTGCATCGGCCTGGGGCTGGAGGAAGACACCGGCGTGGTGGTAACCCAGGGCCGGGAGGTGGAAATCATCGGCAGTGGCGTGGTGACGGTGGTGGAAGGCCAGGACGTGACGGCCACCAACATTCACCTCATCGAGCCGG
This region of Hymenobacter sedentarius genomic DNA includes:
- a CDS encoding amidase family protein, with the protein product MLHKISALLLLVLCTFLGSGCGRSQRQPNAKAQSFEVTEASIDDIQGAIKRGDCNCEQVVGAYLARIAAYDQPTRLNAIVVTNPAALETARQLDAEYRRTGQMRPLHCIPVIVKDNYNTAGLQTTAGSLALKGFAPSKDASMVQALKAAGAIVLAKSNMAEWAFSPMVTISSIAGETRNPYNLEHVPAGSSGGTAAAVAASLGAVGLGTDTGNSIRGPSSHNALVGFRPTLGLLSRAGIAPLYLRNDTGGPMCRTVADATRLLEILAGPDPADPLTSYSAGKVPPGGYRQFLDKNGLQGARIGVLRTLSERSPDPQVKAVFEQAVADLRKAGAVVVDVEIPDFDKVSKNQWCSVFKHDINQYLAELGPGAPVKNIDEVLASGKYSDYIKENLKDELAHGVVPSPSAAGCGEAYNDPRRIAFRNAVTAVMDQNKVGALVYPTWNNPPAKVGDFKGYRGDNSQLIAPHTGQPAFTVPMGFTYDSLPAGLQFLGRSFDEATLIKYVYAYEQATHHRKAPARFPALPKAATAAQ
- a CDS encoding alpha/beta fold hydrolase, which produces MLLQVPGYAETRYPAPVEGDFVLPQFRFVSGETLPALNVHYTTVGQPRKDRSGKVVNAVVIMHGTTGAGNNFLSEQFAGRLFGPGQLLDAAKYYIILPDAIGHGKSSKPSNGLRMQFPKYTYDDMVLADYRLLTEKLGVGHARLIMGTSMGGMETWVWGYKYPDFMDALMPLASLPAEIAGRNRMLRKMAIDLIEMDPEWKGGAYTAQPKTGLTGAISSLIFMTSSPKQMQKAAPTRELAEAALAKTEARFFSSLDANDMIYQFDASRDYNPAPHLAAIKAPLFAINSADDQVNPPELGILEVEIKKVPKGRYILLPITDLTTGHGTHSNPAIWGSYLQELLVLMEKGKNVSN
- a CDS encoding DNA integrity scanning protein DisA nucleotide-binding domain protein; translated protein: MSSLALAPAPAPTLLWPHQTRYHKAAQALAQDLFDALDDDLKPQVVLLALPTDPTLPARCLEPEDCGLPAAPFADAVARGRVFQRTTPRPYPERDDATPAMIRRKHEGLGVRDAVQETLDALDEHATHQHFAGWPVEIRGHFVVTVLRLQRKPLRAYPSLRPHRFYTDGRPLAPSLLVAAMYRFNEEGVKALSEAEPGASIFIRPRESEELLRGAGKTLLDTPAQALGLDPATTKLFATCNTISSLRYEGAEGVGKMLLARRGHPNVEEIFALTCPTELTDYRAVRKLLEMTTPDVHLLADGDNVYALGRQIGQYDAVREDLFVVNFVTHYSWELQHAGHVLLRSHYGLPGLPRTRLSRTSFRRALKHTFGLTDAPKVERLWDVVLEASRQKHGTLLVITTEALAEADRLKLQCTLIEPVPLTPLITRLVTSIDGAVLLDPEGYCYSIGVILDGRASGRGDSTRGARYNSALRYVESSDYPCLAVVVSEDGLVDVITSEREPKEIKL
- a CDS encoding energy transducer TonB, yielding MKSPLLLLFSCLCCFGMSAQAQKRKMPPKPSASEVYDSVAQPAVPIGGTERYAQFLASHQKYPTNAMLKGIQGTVKVSFIVEKTGTVNDVKVETPVSPELDAEAIRLIKSGPKWTPAKHLRSQVVRQRVVVPVSFVMSPGSEVVRTTAKERPITTSAADIAASAHPDRPAVVAPDRPTQPVGGNQAFFDWIEKNQKYPLLARQRKIQGKVMVEFVVQTDGSLTDARVVKRMGSGLDDEALRLIKAAPKWEPAIYQGKPIKQKMVLPVLFQL
- a CDS encoding RidA family protein, whose product is MSEQQPSRAPEPVGAYPYTRRVGNLLFLSGVGPRQRGEPNVPGVEVDEDGNILKYDFERQCHAVFQNVRYILEEAGAEWDDLVDVTVFLTNMQDDFPVYNRLYAEYFATAQPCRTTLEINCLPTPIAIELKCIAALKDKQ
- a CDS encoding bestrophin family protein, with protein sequence MYVRKNIRFGVVWSLSWRSLLLFTLYDSAICLLYEYGGVRWIDIPWSPVATLGTAVAFYIGFKSNGSYDRFWEGRQLWGTIVNVSRTWSIRVFHFVEPMAGDRLPDSEDVRDLHQRLLYRQIAWVNALRLHLRRETVELWDAEVAPFLDPAEDADVRRMSNPPTHLLRQQSDELRQLHQRGLLTEFRHVAMMDTIQDMFNAQGGCERIKNTPFPRQYAFFSFVFVWVFAAVLPLGLVAEFAKMGPGHIWLMVPFAVLVSGVFNTIELVGHTSENPFENQMNDVPMTAICRSIEIDLRELLGETELPPKTEPVKDVLF
- a CDS encoding FAD-dependent oxidoreductase, which encodes MPTKIPNPARTSGATISSWFGTAPALPPFEPLAEDTTTDVVIVGGGIAGLTTAYLLSKEGHKVLLLEDGELASGESGRTTAHLSYALDDRYATLENLFGREGAQLAAESHASAIDKIEQIVQAEQIDCDFTRLDGFLFLHADGTHQELMEERDAAHRAGLPAVEWLPNAGTTGFEPGECLRWPGQGQFHILKYLAGLTQAIVLQGGRICTRTHVSEVHGGPHAHIVTEDGTVARAKRAIVVATNTPFNDRVVMHTKQHPYRTYVVGARVPKGSVTKALYWDMADPYHYVRLQEVSAGPRGGQTDYDLLIVGGEDHKTGQADDPSAHLRCLEEWTRDRFPMVRDFEYRWSGQVMEPTDGLGYAGRNPLDADNVFIITGDSGHGMTHGTLGPMVVADLLAGRDNAWAKLYDPGRITLKRESAQEYLKENLNVAIEYTDLLTGGDVSTVEEIPNGSGAVMRRGITKVAVYKDEKGAVHECSAICPHLHCVVHWNGLEKSWDCPCHGSRFTALGELLSGPANTGLAPA
- a CDS encoding cyanophycinase, with product MPTRKKTNPNSDCPRPRGTLIAIGGHEEKDPKPGQDAEAEYAPDVILRRFVQELHGKGPVVVVPVASEEPETAAQDYVEVFESLGVKQVEVFNAKERADAESEDALKLLDEASGVMFTGGDQLRLTALLGGTSWLRRLKERYAYDDIVIAGTSAGAAAMSTPMIYQGRDNQGMLKDEIHITTGLQLMHDVAIDTHFVARGRIIRMAQIIATNPGCIGLGLEEDTGVVVTQGREVEIIGSGVVTVVEGQDVTATNIHLIEPGAPFTIRGLRVHILSSGERYTLPTQESLHR